The DNA sequence CCTCAACTTTCAGGACAATTAGAAACAATTTTAGAAGGCTTAGGAATGCCAAATGCTCAGTTTAAAATAGATTTAACAGTAAGTGATCATTTTCAGTCAAATGGAAAAGATGTCTTATCATTTTTATTTTCAGCAAATAAGGGTGGGAATTTTAATGAGTTAAAAAAAGCAGCTTCGGGTGGTGAACTATCAAGAATTATGTTAGCAATCAAATCTGTATTAGCAAAATATATTCAGTTGCCTACTATTATGTTTGATGAAATTGACACAGGGGTTTCAGGTGAAATATCGAATAAAATGGGTGATATTATGTTGGAAATGAGTCAAACTATGCAAGTGTTTTCTATAACTCATTTACCACAGATTGCAGCCAAAGGACATTCACATTTTAAAGTGTTTAAAGAGGATGTTAATGAGGTAACACAAACTAATTTAATTAAGTTAAATCACGATGAGCGTATTGTGGAAATAGCACAAATGCTTGGTGGTATTGAAATGTCAGATTCAGCTATTGCTCATGCAAAAGAATTATTGAATTAATTAGTATCTTTGAACGCTAAATAGCAAATAAACAAACCAAAAAATATGTCATATAATTTATTAAAAGGAAAAAAAGGAATCATTTTTGGAGCATTGGATGAAAATTCAATTGCTTGGAAAACTGCCGAACGTGTTCATGAAGAGGGCGGTACATTTGTTTTAACCAATGCACCGGTAGCGATGCGAATGGGACAAATTAATGAATTGGCTGAAAAAACAGGTTCTCAAATTATTCCTGCAGATGCTACTTCTGTTGAAGATTTACAGAATTTAGTTGAAAAATCTATGGAGATTTTAGGTGGAAAAATTGATTTTGTATTACATTCTATAGGAATGTCTATTAATGTTAGAAAAGGCAATCATTATACCAATCAAAATTATGATTGGACTCAAAAAGGAACTGATGTTTCGGCAATGTCTTTCCATAAAGTTATGCAAACACTTTATAAAGCTGATGCAATGAATGAATGGGGAAGCATAGTTGCTTTATCCTATATGGCTGCGCAGCGTGTGTTTCCAGATTATAATGATATGGCTGATAATAAAGCTTATTTAGAAAGCGTAGCCCGTAGTTTTGGATATTTTTTCGGTAGAGATAAAAAAGTAAGAGTCAATACCATTTCACAGTCTCCAACACCAACAACTGCTGGTAGTGGAGTAAAAGGTTTTGATGGGTTTATTGCTTATGCGGATAAAATGTCGCCACTTGGTAACGCTACAGCTTTAGATTGTGCAAACTATACAGTGTCTTTATTTAGTGATTTAACAAAGCGTGTTACTTTGCAAAACTTATTCCATGATGGTGGTTTTAGTAATATGGGAGTAAGTACAGCTGTAATGGAAACGTTTATGAAAGAAGAATAAAATATTTTATAATATTGAAAGATGAGCCACCCGTAAAACGGTGGCTTTTTTGTTACATTTGTGCTATGCAATTACAGTTTTCATTCATTATACCCGTATTTAACCGTCCAGACGAAGTACATGAGCTCTTGCAGAGTTTTGAAGCTTTAAAAACGAATGTGGAATATGAAATAGTGATTGTTGAAGATGGTTCTTCAATTCCGTCAAAAAGTATTGTTGAACAATTCAATTCACAATTAAATATATCTTATTATTTCAAACCCAATTCAGGACCTGGTGATTCTAGAAATTTTGGGATGCAAAAAGCAAGGAGTAATTATTTTATTATTTTAGATAGTGATTGTATACTTCCTGATAATTATTTGACAGAAGTTGTTAAGAGTTTGAATGTTGAATATGTAGATTGTTTTGGAGGTCCAGATGCTGCACATCAATCGTTTTCAAATATTCAAAAAGCCATTAATTTTTCCATGACTTCTTTTATAACCACAGGCGGTATCAGAGGGAATAAAAAGAGTGTAGACGAATTTCAGCCCAGAAGTTTTAATATGGGTATTTCAAAAACAGCCTTTATGGCTTCCAAAGGTTTTGGTGTTATTCATCCAGGAGAAGATCCCGATTTGTCTATCAGATTAAAAAAATTAGGCTTTAGTATTAAGTTAATTCCAGAGGCTTTTGTATATCATAAACGACGTATTTCATGGTCTAAATTCTATACACAAGTTTATAAGTTTGGATTGGTCCGTCCGATATTAAATGCATGGCATCCAGAAACTAAAAAAATCACCTATTGGTTTCCAACCTTGTTTTGTTTGGGTTTTATATTAGGATTGGTATTATACTTTTTGAATTTTAAAATCTTATTTCTGCTGTATGTATTTTATTTTTTCGCAGCTTTTATATTGGCTTTGTTCTCAACCAAAAGCATTATTGTAGCTTTATATTCTTTGTTGGCTATTGGGATACAGTTTTTGGGGTATGGTTATGGCTTTATTAAAGCTACCATAGCAGTAAATGTTTTAAAGAAAGTACCAGAGAAACATTTTCCTAAGTTATTTTTTAAATAGTATGATAAAAATATTAAAATCTAAAATAATTAGGGAGTTTGAGAAAGGTAAAATCAATGTGTTTTTACTGTTTTTACTATTGTCATTTACAATTTTAATTTTTACTAAATTATCAAAGCAATACACCAATACCATTGTTTTTAAGATAAATAAAATTCATGTTCCAGATGAAGTGGTTATTTTAAATGATGCAGATGCTAATCTACATATTACATTAAAAACACATGGATTTGGCTGGCTTAAATATTATTTAAAACAGCCGACAATTACAATTGATTTTGCCGAAGAAGTAAGTAAAACGCCTACTAAATTTATCTGGCAAAAATCAAAAGTTTATTTAAATAATACCCAATTTGGTAAACAGGAAGAAATATTGAACATTTCTCCAGACACTTTATTGTTTAATTACGATAATAATATGGTTAAAAAGGTGCCTGTAATTCTTAATTCGAATATTCAATTTAGTCCTGGATTTGATGTTTTTGATGATTTAGAAACAAACCCCGATTCTGTGGTTGTTATTGGAGCTGAAGAAATAGTCACTAAAATAAAACATATAGAAACAGAATTATTAACATTAAATGACGTTAAAGGAGAAATCAAGAAGTGGGTGGCTTTAAAACTGCCTCAAAAAAACAACGAATTGAAATTTTCAGATAAATCAGTTTTATTAAAAGCAAATGTAGAACGATTTACAGAGGGGGTTTTAAAACTTCCAATTAATATCTTAAATATTCCAGAGGGATTGTCTTTAAATTATTTTCCTAAAACAGTAAATGTAACTTTTTATACTAGTTTGGATAATTTTAAGGGTATAACACCTAAAGATTTTAAAGTGGAGTGTGATTTTGGTAATGTGTCACAATCGCAATCATTTTTAGTTCCAAAATTAGTGAAAGAGCCAAAAGCTGTAAAAAATGCTAGACTGAATGAACAACGAATAGAATTTATTATAA is a window from the Pseudalgibacter alginicilyticus genome containing:
- a CDS encoding enoyl-ACP reductase FabI, yielding MSYNLLKGKKGIIFGALDENSIAWKTAERVHEEGGTFVLTNAPVAMRMGQINELAEKTGSQIIPADATSVEDLQNLVEKSMEILGGKIDFVLHSIGMSINVRKGNHYTNQNYDWTQKGTDVSAMSFHKVMQTLYKADAMNEWGSIVALSYMAAQRVFPDYNDMADNKAYLESVARSFGYFFGRDKKVRVNTISQSPTPTTAGSGVKGFDGFIAYADKMSPLGNATALDCANYTVSLFSDLTKRVTLQNLFHDGGFSNMGVSTAVMETFMKEE
- a CDS encoding glycosyltransferase, whose translation is MQLQFSFIIPVFNRPDEVHELLQSFEALKTNVEYEIVIVEDGSSIPSKSIVEQFNSQLNISYYFKPNSGPGDSRNFGMQKARSNYFIILDSDCILPDNYLTEVVKSLNVEYVDCFGGPDAAHQSFSNIQKAINFSMTSFITTGGIRGNKKSVDEFQPRSFNMGISKTAFMASKGFGVIHPGEDPDLSIRLKKLGFSIKLIPEAFVYHKRRISWSKFYTQVYKFGLVRPILNAWHPETKKITYWFPTLFCLGFILGLVLYFLNFKILFLLYVFYFFAAFILALFSTKSIIVALYSLLAIGIQFLGYGYGFIKATIAVNVLKKVPEKHFPKLFFK
- a CDS encoding CdaR family protein: MIKILKSKIIREFEKGKINVFLLFLLLSFTILIFTKLSKQYTNTIVFKINKIHVPDEVVILNDADANLHITLKTHGFGWLKYYLKQPTITIDFAEEVSKTPTKFIWQKSKVYLNNTQFGKQEEILNISPDTLLFNYDNNMVKKVPVILNSNIQFSPGFDVFDDLETNPDSVVVIGAEEIVTKIKHIETELLTLNDVKGEIKKWVALKLPQKNNELKFSDKSVLLKANVERFTEGVLKLPINILNIPEGLSLNYFPKTVNVTFYTSLDNFKGITPKDFKVECDFGNVSQSQSFLVPKLVKEPKAVKNARLNEQRIEFIIKE